The Sporosarcina luteola genome contains a region encoding:
- a CDS encoding CdaR family transcriptional regulator, protein MFQFDTLGQEIVEELSNLIQEQVILTDRRGFIQASTDPERINQFHEGALLSLREKKILHMTEKEMDLLRGVRKGVVLPIVIEGEPIAVLGITGDPMHIHPQAQLILRVAELFIQDAMKRKQKEEKVRDIEFFVFDWLTSTKKDGRFRERGAVLGIEVSLYRQVVVIEVMNTEDQFTIEEVDSFMSNQNIHPDLKMIRWGQDKILLLLPDMNQDILKSELDYFLLSIKRRKKIIVAAGIGGKMEYSDLSKSFIQAERAANASKKLKRVLFEHELRFELILQSIGESTRKEFVERTIAPLLGDPDLLHNLQVWFNENQSMQNTAKKLHIHKNTLSYRLQKVEQLTGLSVSKVHDVLLLYLGIRLLDEMK, encoded by the coding sequence GTGTTTCAATTCGATACGCTTGGCCAGGAAATTGTGGAAGAACTCTCCAATTTGATACAGGAACAAGTGATTCTTACAGACCGACGTGGTTTCATTCAAGCAAGCACCGACCCTGAGAGGATCAACCAATTCCATGAAGGCGCGCTGCTCAGCTTGCGGGAGAAAAAGATCCTCCATATGACGGAGAAGGAGATGGACCTTTTGCGTGGCGTCCGAAAAGGGGTCGTCCTGCCGATCGTAATTGAAGGGGAGCCGATTGCCGTGCTCGGAATAACGGGCGATCCTATGCATATCCATCCGCAGGCGCAACTCATCCTGCGAGTTGCTGAGCTTTTCATCCAAGATGCGATGAAAAGGAAGCAGAAAGAGGAAAAAGTGCGCGACATTGAATTTTTCGTGTTCGATTGGCTCACCTCGACAAAGAAAGATGGACGCTTTCGTGAAAGAGGGGCGGTGCTCGGCATCGAAGTGAGCCTATATAGGCAAGTCGTCGTCATTGAAGTGATGAACACGGAGGACCAATTCACAATTGAAGAAGTGGATAGCTTCATGTCCAATCAAAACATCCACCCCGATCTAAAAATGATCCGGTGGGGGCAAGATAAGATCCTCCTGCTGTTGCCAGACATGAATCAGGACATATTAAAGAGCGAACTGGACTATTTCCTTTTATCCATCAAAAGAAGGAAAAAGATTATCGTCGCGGCCGGCATTGGCGGAAAGATGGAGTACTCCGATTTGTCCAAGTCGTTCATACAAGCGGAGCGGGCGGCGAATGCTTCGAAAAAGCTGAAGCGGGTCCTGTTTGAACACGAGCTTCGTTTCGAGCTAATCCTGCAAAGCATCGGAGAATCGACCCGCAAGGAATTCGTCGAGCGGACGATTGCACCGCTGCTTGGGGACCCTGACCTCCTGCACAATCTCCAAGTTTGGTTCAATGAAAATCAATCGATGCAGAACACAGCGAAAAAACTGCATATCCATAAAAACACTCTTTCCTATCGTCTGCAGAAGGTCGAGCAGCTCACCGGACTTTCCGTTTCGAAAGTTCATGATGTTCTCCTCCTTTACCT
- the sda gene encoding sporulation histidine kinase inhibitor Sda translates to MTRRRHKLLSIPDDFLMDSYKKAIALNLCPHFIKLLENEIRRRSKHSPKCGKESAYIENESPSIH, encoded by the coding sequence ATGACAAGGAGGAGACACAAATTGTTAAGTATACCGGATGATTTTCTAATGGATTCGTATAAAAAAGCGATTGCGCTGAACCTTTGCCCCCATTTCATCAAGCTTTTGGAAAATGAAATCCGAAGACGCTCAAAGCATTCCCCAAAGTGTGGGAAGGAATCCGCTTATATAGAAAATGAGAGCCCATCCATTCATTGA
- a CDS encoding S41 family peptidase has protein sequence MLRNQMKRFFMLFAILFVMLPIHQAAAAAEPIDEIRQLIKDYYVDDVPASVLSRSTGKEITNGLDPHSAYMSKLEYEAFINGIEQRIVGIGVVLEESVNGIKVISVIKDGPAFKAGIVPGDIITHVGGTSLIGKSVQAAVPLISGTENTDVSLTIEREKTEEPVKMTIRRAEIHLPTVESEMLGGNIGYIRLNSFATDSARDMGDAIRSLKGAEGFIVDIRNNGGGYITAAQEIAGFFPGVEQAFQLREKNKKPAIYPSVNQKQKITGPVSLLINEYSASASEMLAVNLKEQKAATLYGESTYGKGTMQSMYAFNDGSVLKMTTARFYSPKGIAVDKVGVTPDIKTRENEELITAHYEQLLTQYKDYARYPKLENVKTTKRFTVNMTKEMDWRQLGNKSAQLIEIGGKESNVRFEVKDGKTIEVIPEAPLLSGKKYVLIIHPVWMGKKGKALKKGIYLDVTVK, from the coding sequence TTGCTACGTAACCAAATGAAACGATTCTTTATGCTATTCGCCATCCTATTCGTCATGCTGCCAATCCATCAGGCTGCAGCCGCTGCAGAACCCATCGATGAAATTCGGCAGCTAATCAAAGACTATTATGTTGATGATGTTCCCGCCTCGGTATTATCAAGAAGCACCGGAAAAGAGATTACAAATGGTCTTGATCCGCATTCCGCTTACATGTCCAAGCTGGAGTACGAAGCCTTCATTAACGGAATCGAGCAACGCATCGTCGGTATCGGCGTCGTACTAGAGGAAAGCGTGAACGGTATAAAAGTGATTTCCGTCATTAAAGATGGTCCTGCTTTCAAAGCTGGCATAGTACCCGGCGATATCATCACGCATGTCGGCGGGACTTCTTTGATAGGTAAGTCCGTACAAGCGGCAGTCCCTTTGATCAGCGGTACAGAGAACACAGACGTCTCCCTTACAATAGAACGGGAAAAGACAGAAGAACCGGTAAAAATGACAATACGTAGGGCGGAAATCCACTTGCCGACAGTCGAGTCTGAAATGCTTGGCGGCAATATCGGCTACATCCGATTGAATAGTTTCGCTACCGATTCCGCCCGTGACATGGGGGACGCGATTCGTTCACTTAAAGGTGCTGAAGGTTTCATTGTTGATATCCGAAACAATGGAGGCGGCTATATTACTGCAGCACAGGAAATTGCTGGCTTTTTCCCTGGAGTCGAACAGGCCTTCCAACTTCGCGAGAAAAATAAGAAGCCGGCAATTTATCCTTCCGTCAATCAGAAACAGAAAATTACCGGTCCCGTCTCATTGCTCATCAATGAATACAGTGCTAGTGCATCCGAAATGCTGGCCGTCAACTTGAAGGAGCAGAAAGCTGCTACGCTGTATGGAGAAAGCACATATGGAAAAGGGACCATGCAATCGATGTACGCCTTTAACGATGGCAGTGTATTAAAAATGACGACTGCCCGTTTTTATTCGCCGAAAGGCATTGCTGTGGATAAAGTCGGTGTAACACCCGACATAAAGACGCGGGAAAACGAAGAATTGATAACTGCGCATTACGAGCAGCTACTTACGCAATATAAAGACTATGCCAGATACCCTAAATTGGAAAATGTAAAGACGACGAAGAGGTTCACGGTCAACATGACGAAGGAAATGGATTGGCGGCAACTTGGAAACAAATCGGCCCAATTGATTGAAATTGGTGGAAAAGAGAGCAATGTCCGCTTTGAAGTGAAAGATGGCAAGACAATCGAAGTGATTCCTGAAGCACCATTGCTTTCAGGAAAAAAGTATGTGCTGATCATCCATCCTGTTTGGATGGGTAAGAAGGGAAAGGCATTGAAGAAAGGGATCTATCTGGATGTGACAGTAAAATAG